The Oncorhynchus tshawytscha isolate Ot180627B linkage group LG18, Otsh_v2.0, whole genome shotgun sequence genome has a window encoding:
- the tmem181 gene encoding transmembrane protein 181 isoform X2, translating to MDVLAPMRLYTLSKRHFVLVFVVFLICFGLTVFIGIAGPKILAETKYSGDELLDKNQSIKTGPFILQSPPLSTYNQQLWLTCIMQVEHSTVVDFLQHFEINVELKGVMQDASVMHIRSNVHQKSRMLHCGAKCDEIIVVHLGYLNYTQYQINVSFKGLENITYEVKVNFMWKMYNPSFSQVEIWFRFVFVVLTFMVTCMFAHSLRKFSMRDWGIEQKWMSILLPLLLLYNDPFFPLSFLVNSWFPRTLDAFFQALFLCSLLLFWLCVYHGIRVQGERKCLTFYLPKLVIVGLLWLSAVTLGIWQTVNELQDPTYQYKVDIANFQGMKIFFLVVVTLYVLYLIFLIVRACSELKNMPYTDLRLKFLTALTFVVLVISMAILYLRFGAKALQDNFVAELSTHYQNSAEFLSFYGLLNFYLYTLAFVYSPSKDAIYDSQLKDNPAFSMLNDSDDEVIYGSDYEEMPLQNGRAIKATAKYQNESDSD from the exons ATGGATGT GCTAGCCCCCATGCGGCTCTACACACTCTCCAAAAGACACTTTGTTTTGGTCTTTGTGGTGTTCTTGATCTGTTTTGGCCTCACTGTCTTCATTGGTATAGCAG GTCCTAAAATCCTTGCGGAGACTAAATACAGTGGAGATGAACTGCTGGACAAAAATCAATCCATAAAG ACTGGTCCCTTCATCCTGCAGTCCCCGCCCCTCTCCACCTATAACCAACAGCTATGGCTCACCTGTATAATGCAGGTGGAACACAGCACTG TGGTGGACTTCCTGCAGCACTTTGAGATCAACGTGGAGCTGAAGGGAGTCATGCAGGATGCCAGCGTCATGCACATCCGCAGCAACGTGCACCAGAAATCACGAATGCTGCACTGTGGCGCT AAGTGTGATGAGATCATCGTGGTGCACCTGGGCTATCTGaattacacacagtaccagatcaatgtcaGCTTCAAAGGCCTGGAGAACATCACCTACGAAGTCAAGGTCAACTTCATG TGGAAGATGTATAATCCCTCGTTCTCTCAAGTGGAGATCTGGTTCCGGTTTGTCTTTGTGGTTTTGACCTTCATGGTGACG TGCATGTTTGCTCACTCTCTGAGGAAGTTCTCCATGAGAGACTGGGGCATTGAGCAGAAGTGGATGTCCATCCTGCTGCCTCTATTACTGCTGTATAACG ATCCATTTTTCCCACTGTCGTTCCTGGTTAACAGCTGGTTTCCGAGGACTCTGGATGCATTCTTCCAGGCCCTCTTCCTGTGTTCCCTGCTGCTCTTCTGGCTCTGTGTCTACCACGGCATCCGGGTTCAG ggagagaggaagtgtcTGACGTTCTATCTTCCTAAACTGGTCATTGTCGGCCTCCTGTGGCTCTCAGCAGTTACCTTGGGGATATGGCAAAC GGTCAATGAGCTACAGGACCCCACCTACCAGTACAAAGTGGACATCGCTAACTTCCAG GGCATGAAGATTTTCTTCCTGGTGGTGGTGACCCTGTACGTCCTGTATCTCATCTTCCTCATCGTCAGAGCTTGTTCTGAGCTCAAGAACATGCCCTATACCG ATCTCCGGCTGAAGTTTCTGACTGCGCTGACGTTTGTGGTCCTGGTAATAAG CATGGCGATACTCTATCTTAGGTTTGGTGCCAAGGCTCTGCAAGACAACTTTGTGGCTGAGTTGTCAACCCATTACCAGAACT CAGCTGAATTTTTATCTTTCTATGGATTACTCAACTTTTACTTGTACACATTAGCATTTGTGTATTCCCCCTCAAAAGACGCCATTTATG ACTCCCAGTTGAAGGATAATCCTGCATTCTCCATGCTCAATGACTCAGATGATGAAGTCATATATGG GAGCGATTACGAGGAGATGCCTTTGCAAAATGGCCGTGCCATCAAAGCAACAGCCAAGTACCAGAATGAGAGCGACAGCGACTGA
- the dynlt1b gene encoding dynein light chain Tctex-type 1, with protein MDEFQTGEETAFVVDEVSTIIKESVEGAIGGNAYQHSRVNQWTTNVVEQSLSQLSKLGKPFKYIVTCVIMQKNGAGLQTASSCFWDNTTDGSCTVRWENKSMYCIVSVFGLAI; from the exons ATGGATGAGTTTCAGACTGGAGAAGAG ACTGCCTTTGTCGTTGACGAAGTGAGCACTATCATCAAAGAG TCAGTAGAAGGAGCCATAGGAGGAAATGCCTATCAACATAGCAGAGTGAACCAATGGACCACTAATGTAGTGGAGCAGTCCCTGAGTCAACTTAGCAAACTGGGCAAGCCTTTCAAGTACATTG TGACCTGTGTTATCATGCAGAAAAACGGGGCAGGTCTACAGACAGCCAGCTCATGCTTCTGGGATAACACCACTGATG GAAGCTGTACAGTGAGGTGGGAGAATAAATCCATGTACTGCATCGTCAGTGTCTTCGGCCTGGCCATCTGA
- the tmem181 gene encoding transmembrane protein 181 isoform X1: MDTEYSAFENPLYSEFKYFCKKIQEVYNELKEDLTPYRDDRFYRLAPMRLYTLSKRHFVLVFVVFLICFGLTVFIGIAGPKILAETKYSGDELLDKNQSIKTGPFILQSPPLSTYNQQLWLTCIMQVEHSTVVDFLQHFEINVELKGVMQDASVMHIRSNVHQKSRMLHCGAKCDEIIVVHLGYLNYTQYQINVSFKGLENITYEVKVNFMWKMYNPSFSQVEIWFRFVFVVLTFMVTCMFAHSLRKFSMRDWGIEQKWMSILLPLLLLYNDPFFPLSFLVNSWFPRTLDAFFQALFLCSLLLFWLCVYHGIRVQGERKCLTFYLPKLVIVGLLWLSAVTLGIWQTVNELQDPTYQYKVDIANFQGMKIFFLVVVTLYVLYLIFLIVRACSELKNMPYTDLRLKFLTALTFVVLVISMAILYLRFGAKALQDNFVAELSTHYQNSAEFLSFYGLLNFYLYTLAFVYSPSKDAIYDSQLKDNPAFSMLNDSDDEVIYGSDYEEMPLQNGRAIKATAKYQNESDSD; encoded by the exons ATGGACACCGAATACTCCGCCTTCGAAAACCCTCTATACAGTGAATTTAAATATTTCTGTAAGAAGATACAAGAGGTCTATAACGAATTAAAGGAAGACCTGACACCTTACCGCGACGATCGTTTTTACAG GCTAGCCCCCATGCGGCTCTACACACTCTCCAAAAGACACTTTGTTTTGGTCTTTGTGGTGTTCTTGATCTGTTTTGGCCTCACTGTCTTCATTGGTATAGCAG GTCCTAAAATCCTTGCGGAGACTAAATACAGTGGAGATGAACTGCTGGACAAAAATCAATCCATAAAG ACTGGTCCCTTCATCCTGCAGTCCCCGCCCCTCTCCACCTATAACCAACAGCTATGGCTCACCTGTATAATGCAGGTGGAACACAGCACTG TGGTGGACTTCCTGCAGCACTTTGAGATCAACGTGGAGCTGAAGGGAGTCATGCAGGATGCCAGCGTCATGCACATCCGCAGCAACGTGCACCAGAAATCACGAATGCTGCACTGTGGCGCT AAGTGTGATGAGATCATCGTGGTGCACCTGGGCTATCTGaattacacacagtaccagatcaatgtcaGCTTCAAAGGCCTGGAGAACATCACCTACGAAGTCAAGGTCAACTTCATG TGGAAGATGTATAATCCCTCGTTCTCTCAAGTGGAGATCTGGTTCCGGTTTGTCTTTGTGGTTTTGACCTTCATGGTGACG TGCATGTTTGCTCACTCTCTGAGGAAGTTCTCCATGAGAGACTGGGGCATTGAGCAGAAGTGGATGTCCATCCTGCTGCCTCTATTACTGCTGTATAACG ATCCATTTTTCCCACTGTCGTTCCTGGTTAACAGCTGGTTTCCGAGGACTCTGGATGCATTCTTCCAGGCCCTCTTCCTGTGTTCCCTGCTGCTCTTCTGGCTCTGTGTCTACCACGGCATCCGGGTTCAG ggagagaggaagtgtcTGACGTTCTATCTTCCTAAACTGGTCATTGTCGGCCTCCTGTGGCTCTCAGCAGTTACCTTGGGGATATGGCAAAC GGTCAATGAGCTACAGGACCCCACCTACCAGTACAAAGTGGACATCGCTAACTTCCAG GGCATGAAGATTTTCTTCCTGGTGGTGGTGACCCTGTACGTCCTGTATCTCATCTTCCTCATCGTCAGAGCTTGTTCTGAGCTCAAGAACATGCCCTATACCG ATCTCCGGCTGAAGTTTCTGACTGCGCTGACGTTTGTGGTCCTGGTAATAAG CATGGCGATACTCTATCTTAGGTTTGGTGCCAAGGCTCTGCAAGACAACTTTGTGGCTGAGTTGTCAACCCATTACCAGAACT CAGCTGAATTTTTATCTTTCTATGGATTACTCAACTTTTACTTGTACACATTAGCATTTGTGTATTCCCCCTCAAAAGACGCCATTTATG ACTCCCAGTTGAAGGATAATCCTGCATTCTCCATGCTCAATGACTCAGATGATGAAGTCATATATGG GAGCGATTACGAGGAGATGCCTTTGCAAAATGGCCGTGCCATCAAAGCAACAGCCAAGTACCAGAATGAGAGCGACAGCGACTGA
- the gtf2h5 gene encoding general transcription factor IIH subunit 5, which produces MVNVLKGVLVECDPAMKQFLLYLDETTALGKKFIIQDLDDTHVFILAEVVHILQERVGELMDQNSFPITQK; this is translated from the exons ATGGTCAACGTACTAAAGGGTGTTCTTGTCGAGTG TGACCCTGCCATGAAGCAGTTCCTACTGTACCTAGATGAGACCACTGCCCTGGGAAAGAAGTTTATCATCCAGGACCTTGACGACACCCATGTTTTCATTCTGGCTGAGGTGGTCCACATACTCCAGGAGAGAGTTGGGGAGCTGATGGATCAGAACTCCTTTCCCATCACTCAGAAATAA